The following proteins come from a genomic window of Carcharodon carcharias isolate sCarCar2 chromosome 10, sCarCar2.pri, whole genome shotgun sequence:
- the LOC121283318 gene encoding frizzled-9, producing the protein MFLGSCWGIGSIDHERGREAKCEPIEIPMCLGIGYNMTRMPNYMGHQNQREAAIKLHEFAPLVEYGCHIHLRLFLCSLYAPMCTDQVSTSIPACKPMCEQARQRCAPIMAQFNFGWPESLDCSKLPTRNDPNALCMEAPENATGEPQKGQGMLPVAPRARLPGAADGRNQGPLGSCDNPDKFQYVEKSLTCAPKCSPGVDVYWSKGDKDFAFIWMAVWSTICFVSTAFTVLTFLLDPHRFQYPERPIIFLSMCYNVYSVAFIIRSVAGAENIACDRENGELYVIQEGLESTGCTIVFLILYYFGMASSLWWVILTLTWFLAAGKKWGHEAIEAHSSYFHMAAWGVPAMKTIIILTMRKVAGDELTGLCYVGSMDVNALTGFVLIPLSCYLVIGTSFILTGFVALFHIRRIMKTGGTNTEKLEKLMVKIGVFSILYTVPATCVIVCYFYERLNMDYWKVLASEQPCLAYPGRRILDCTLDTSVPTVAVFMLKIFMSLVVGITSGIWVWSSKTLQTWQNLCSRKLSVRTRGKPCSGVNCSASHCHYKAPSVMVHMSKTDPYLDNPTHV; encoded by the coding sequence ATGTTCCTCGGGAGCTGCTGGGGGATCGGCTCGATCGAccacgagagaggcagagaagcgaAATGCGAGCCCATCGAAATCCCCATGTGTCTGGGGATTGGCTACAACATGACCAGGATGCCCAACTACATGGGGCACCAGAACCAGCGGGAAGCTGCTATCAAATTGCACGAGTTCGCCCCTTTGGTCGAGTACGGCTGTCACATCCATCTGCGGCTCTTCCTCTGCTCTCTCTATGCCCCCATGTGCACTGACCAAGTTTCCACCTCGATCCCCGCCTGCAAACCCATGTGTGAACAAGCCCGCCAGCGCTGCGCCCCCATCATGGCTCAGTTCAATTTTGGGTGGCCCGAGTCTTTGGACTGCAGCAAACTCCCCACCAGGAACGACCCGAACGCCCTGTGCATGGAGGCGCCCGAGAACGCGACTGGGGAGCCGCAGAAAGGACAGGGCATGCTGCCCGTGGCACCCAGAGCCAGGCTCCCGGGAGCTGCAGACGGAAGGAACCAGGGGCCCCTTGGCTCCTGTGACAATCCCGACAAGTTCCAATATGTGGAGAAGAGTCTGACCTGCGCCCCCAAGTGCTCGCCAGGGGTTGATGTCTACTGGTCCAAGGGGGATAAAGACTTTGCCTTCATTTGGATGGCCGTCTGGTCCACGATCTGCTTCGTCTCCACTGCCTTCACGGTGCTGACCTTCCTGCTGGATCCTCACCGCTTCCAGTATCCCGAGAGACCCATCATCTTCCTGTCTATGTGCTACAATGTCTATTCGGTGGCCTTCATCATTCGCTCGGTAGCCGGGGCTGAAAACATCGCCTGCGACCGGGAGAACGGAGAGTTGTATGTCATTCAGGAGGGCCTGGAGAGTACTGGCTGCACCATCGTCTTCCTCATCCTCTATTATTTCGGCATGGCCAGCTCCCTGTGGTGGGTCATCTTGACTTTAACCTGGTTCTTGGCTGCAGGAAAGAAGTGGGGCCACGAGGCCATTGAAGCTCATAGCAGCTATTTCCATATGGCTGCCTGGGGTGTCCCAGCCATGAAGACCATCATTATACTGACCATGAGGAAGGTGGCAGGTGATGAGCTGACTGGTCTGTGTTACGTGGGCAGCATGGACGTAAATGCTCTAACCGGCTTTGTGCTCATCCCTCTGTCCTGTTACTTAGTGATAGGGACCTCCTTCATTCTAACTGGCTTTGTGGCTCTCTTTCACATCCGCAGGATCATGAAGACTGGGGGCACCAATACGGAGaagttggagaaattaatggtgaaGATTGGGGTCTTCTCCATCCTTTACACCGTCCCCGCCACATGTGTCATTGTCTGCTATTTCTATGAAAGGTTGAACATGGATTATTGGAAAGTGCTTGCCTCTGAGCAGCCTTGCCTAGCCTATCCAGGGAGAAGGATTCTGGACTGCACTTTGGACACTTCAGTGCCTACCGTTGCTGTCTTCATGCTAAAGATCTTCATGTCCTTGGTGGTGGGAATCACCAGTGGGATATGGGTCTGGAGCTCCAAGACTCTTCAGACTTGGCAGAACTTATGCAGCAGAAAGCTATCGGTGAggactcgggggaagccctgcAGTGGGGTCAACTGCTCTGCCAGCCACTGCCACTACAAGGCACCTTCTGTCATGGTCCACATGAGCAAAACAGACCCTTACCTGGACAATCCAACTCATGTGTAA